From Candidatus Nitricoxidivorans perseverans, the proteins below share one genomic window:
- a CDS encoding SCO family protein: MTSLPLRAATLVAAAFAVLPASTSAETAPAPKVTARPLGSVVNTSLTVLDEKEAVKLSQGVIGQPVGDHVLLDRQGRPTPLSRYRGKPLLVSFIYTACFQVCPTTTRNLQKAVEGTVAMLGADRFNIVSIGFNQPFDSPEAMKSFAKQYGIYLPNWEFLSPAPAIVNDLTRNFGFSYIATPAGFDHINQVTIVDAEGKIFRQVYGESFTAEALAEPLKAMITGASIPPDVNMLGEVLDRIRILCSIYDPVTGKYRTNYAIYFEIAGLLTFIIWLAWYFWQDRRSRKPRSG; encoded by the coding sequence GTGACATCCCTTCCTTTACGCGCCGCCACCCTCGTGGCGGCGGCATTTGCCGTACTGCCCGCTTCGACCTCCGCCGAAACCGCGCCCGCCCCCAAGGTGACCGCGCGCCCCCTGGGGTCCGTCGTCAATACTTCCCTGACCGTCCTCGACGAGAAGGAGGCGGTGAAGCTGTCCCAGGGCGTGATCGGCCAGCCGGTCGGCGACCATGTCCTGCTGGACCGCCAGGGGCGGCCGACGCCGCTTTCGCGCTATCGGGGCAAGCCGCTCCTGGTCAGCTTCATCTACACCGCCTGCTTCCAGGTCTGCCCGACGACCACGCGCAACCTGCAAAAAGCCGTCGAGGGAACCGTGGCCATGCTCGGGGCCGACCGCTTCAACATCGTCAGCATCGGCTTCAACCAACCCTTCGATTCGCCTGAAGCGATGAAGTCGTTCGCGAAGCAATACGGCATCTACCTGCCCAACTGGGAATTCCTCAGCCCCGCACCGGCCATCGTCAATGACCTGACGCGCAATTTCGGCTTCAGCTACATCGCCACGCCGGCGGGCTTCGACCATATCAACCAGGTCACCATCGTCGATGCCGAAGGAAAGATTTTCCGGCAGGTCTATGGGGAAAGCTTCACTGCAGAAGCCCTGGCCGAGCCCCTCAAGGCGATGATCACCGGCGCATCCATCCCTCCCGATGTCAATATGCTGGGGGAAGTGCTTGACCGTATCCGCATCCTCTGCTCCATCTATGACCCCGTCACGGGCAAGTACCGCACCAATTACGCCATCTACTTCGAGATCGCCGGCCTGCTGACCTTCATCATCTGGCTGGCCTGGTATTTCTGGCAGGACCGCCGCAGCCGCAAGCCCCGATCCGGTTGA
- a CDS encoding FAD-binding oxidoreductase has translation MIKFLQKIVRWFFMHAENTFNHAFGDKMNPFYHLGTISFWQFWLLAGTGLYLYIFADTGVNDAYESVERITHNQWWAGGILRSIHRYATDGMILTMLLHMLRHFAYDRYRGFRWFSWITGVVLIWLVYIAGVNGFMLVWDKLAQFVVVATAEWFDVLPMFNGTLIRNFIYQENVNSRLFTLLAFIHLGAPLIVVFLMWIHVQRVPRAHINPPRPIAIAVTLMFLALALVKPVLSQGGEADMSVVPTGIEFDWFELPVLALVYVVDPMNLWFGVIGLTLLLYLVPWLPPMRRGTHQAESTLAFYPAHMTVTARYGETLLDAGLRQDVDLPYECRNGGCGVCKCTVLHGEVDPGVYQPNALSAEERAQGKVLMCCATVLEDAVIEYEESAATSAIREYAARVVKMERLAPDVMRVLLKLPEGQQIAFTAGQYINVILEDGQRRAFSFANPPHEAEFVELQIRLMPGGRFTTHVFERMKEGDKVRFEGPLGNFSLQESERPIVFVAGATGFAPVKSMIEDAFQRGLKRPMYLYWGVRKLADLYLPDLPKRWAQEHANFHFVPVVQEPEPSDDWTGRTGLVHEAILQDFPSLGGHEIYACGSVRMVEAVFPHLKAQGAEEGMCFSDAFVLSARSAALQPKE, from the coding sequence ATGATCAAATTCCTTCAGAAAATCGTGCGCTGGTTCTTCATGCACGCCGAAAACACGTTCAATCACGCCTTCGGCGACAAGATGAACCCCTTCTACCACCTGGGCACCATCAGCTTCTGGCAGTTCTGGCTGCTGGCGGGCACGGGCCTCTACCTCTACATCTTCGCCGACACTGGCGTCAACGACGCTTACGAATCGGTGGAGCGGATCACCCACAACCAGTGGTGGGCCGGCGGCATTCTGCGCAGCATCCATCGCTACGCCACCGACGGCATGATCCTCACCATGCTGCTGCACATGCTGCGGCACTTCGCCTACGACCGCTACCGCGGCTTCCGCTGGTTCTCCTGGATCACCGGCGTGGTGCTGATCTGGCTGGTCTATATCGCCGGCGTCAACGGTTTCATGCTGGTGTGGGACAAGCTGGCCCAGTTCGTGGTCGTCGCCACCGCCGAATGGTTCGACGTGCTGCCGATGTTCAACGGCACCCTGATTCGCAACTTCATCTACCAGGAAAACGTCAACAGCCGGCTGTTCACGCTGCTGGCCTTCATCCACCTCGGCGCGCCGCTGATCGTGGTGTTCCTCATGTGGATTCATGTCCAGCGCGTGCCGCGGGCGCACATCAACCCGCCGCGCCCCATCGCCATCGCCGTCACCCTGATGTTCCTGGCGCTGGCGCTGGTCAAACCCGTACTCAGCCAGGGCGGCGAAGCCGATATGTCGGTGGTGCCCACCGGCATCGAGTTCGACTGGTTCGAGCTGCCGGTGCTCGCGCTCGTCTATGTCGTCGACCCGATGAATCTATGGTTCGGCGTCATCGGCCTCACCCTCCTGCTGTACCTCGTCCCCTGGCTGCCGCCCATGCGCCGCGGAACCCACCAGGCGGAATCGACCCTCGCCTTCTACCCCGCCCACATGACCGTCACCGCCCGCTACGGCGAGACGCTCCTGGACGCCGGCCTGAGGCAGGACGTCGATCTGCCTTACGAATGCAGGAACGGCGGCTGCGGCGTCTGTAAATGCACCGTGCTGCACGGCGAGGTGGATCCCGGCGTCTACCAGCCCAATGCACTCTCGGCGGAAGAGCGCGCGCAGGGGAAGGTGCTGATGTGCTGCGCCACCGTGCTGGAAGATGCGGTCATCGAATATGAGGAAAGCGCCGCAACCAGCGCCATCCGGGAATACGCCGCCCGCGTCGTGAAGATGGAAAGGCTCGCCCCCGACGTCATGCGCGTCCTGCTCAAGCTGCCGGAAGGCCAACAGATCGCCTTCACGGCCGGCCAGTACATCAACGTCATCCTCGAAGACGGCCAGCGGCGCGCCTTCTCCTTCGCCAACCCGCCCCATGAAGCCGAATTCGTCGAACTCCAGATTCGCCTGATGCCGGGCGGGCGGTTCACCACCCATGTGTTCGAGCGGATGAAGGAAGGGGATAAAGTTCGATTCGAAGGCCCGCTGGGCAATTTCTCGTTGCAGGAATCCGAGCGGCCCATCGTCTTCGTGGCGGGCGCCACCGGCTTCGCGCCGGTCAAGAGCATGATCGAGGACGCATTCCAGCGCGGCCTCAAGCGCCCGATGTACCTCTACTGGGGCGTGCGCAAGCTTGCCGATCTCTACCTGCCGGACCTGCCGAAGCGCTGGGCGCAGGAACATGCCAACTTCCACTTCGTGCCCGTGGTCCAAGAACCGGAGCCGTCCGACGATTGGACCGGCCGCACCGGCCTCGTGCATGAAGCCATCCTCCAGGACTTCCCGTCCCTCGGCGGCCACGAAATCTACGCCTGCGGCTCCGTGCGCATGGTCGAAGCCGTGTTTCCGCACCTCAAGGCCCAGGGCGCCGAGGAAGGCATGTGCTTCTCCGACGCCTTCGTACTGTCGGCCCGCTCGGCGGCGTTGCAGCCGAAGGAGTAA
- a CDS encoding type II toxin-antitoxin system RelE/ParE family toxin has protein sequence MIRSFRHKGIERFFRTGTKAGIQAQHANRLRIMLTRLDVAVRPEDMDAPGWGLHPLKHDLAGHWSVSVSGNWRMTFAFEGADAVLVDYQDYH, from the coding sequence ATGATCAGGAGCTTCCGGCACAAGGGCATCGAGCGGTTCTTCAGGACGGGAACGAAGGCCGGCATCCAGGCGCAGCATGCGAACCGGCTGCGCATCATGCTGACCCGCCTGGATGTCGCCGTCCGTCCCGAGGACATGGATGCGCCGGGTTGGGGGCTGCATCCGCTGAAGCACGACCTTGCCGGGCACTGGTCCGTCTCGGTCAGCGGCAACTGGCGCATGACGTTTGCTTTCGAGGGCGCCGATGCCGTGCTGGTCGATTACCAGGACTACCACTAG
- the cyoE gene encoding heme o synthase — translation MSLRAILGVFKLRIGVVITFTALAGLAVGSGPGLSVAQFIVLTLAVLVSSASAGAFNQYYEHDIDPLMSRTRKRVFATGEVPHGPIWLVVIGVLMVLSVGAAWLALNAWSALFTFLGAFFYAVVYTVWLKRRTWLNIVFGGLAGSWAVLAGATAADPNIGAVPLALAFVLFLWTPPHFWALAIAFRDDYAAAKVPMLPVVVGDKRAAQTIFASTVALVAASFLPAMFGLGAIYLAGAAAGGVLFIHKAWILAREPNRKTAMGCFHASLAQLTLVLTTAIIDARF, via the coding sequence TTGTCCCTCCGTGCCATCCTGGGCGTATTCAAGCTGCGCATCGGTGTCGTCATCACCTTCACCGCTCTGGCCGGCCTGGCGGTTGGTTCCGGCCCCGGCCTGAGCGTGGCGCAGTTCATCGTGCTGACGCTGGCCGTGCTGGTCTCTTCCGCGAGCGCCGGCGCCTTCAACCAGTACTACGAGCACGACATCGATCCCCTCATGTCGCGTACCCGAAAGCGGGTGTTCGCGACGGGCGAAGTCCCGCATGGCCCGATCTGGCTCGTCGTCATCGGCGTCCTGATGGTGCTGTCGGTCGGCGCGGCCTGGCTGGCGCTCAATGCGTGGTCGGCCTTGTTCACCTTCCTCGGCGCATTCTTCTATGCCGTCGTCTATACGGTCTGGCTCAAGCGCCGCACCTGGCTCAACATCGTGTTCGGCGGGCTGGCCGGCAGCTGGGCCGTCCTTGCCGGCGCCACAGCGGCCGACCCGAACATCGGCGCCGTGCCGCTCGCGCTTGCCTTCGTCCTCTTCCTTTGGACGCCGCCCCATTTCTGGGCCTTGGCGATCGCGTTCCGCGACGACTACGCAGCCGCGAAAGTGCCCATGCTGCCCGTGGTGGTCGGCGACAAGCGGGCCGCGCAGACGATCTTCGCCAGCACCGTGGCCCTGGTGGCGGCTTCCTTCCTGCCTGCGATGTTCGGCCTCGGCGCCATCTATCTTGCTGGCGCCGCCGCGGGAGGCGTCCTGTTCATCCACAAGGCATGGATTCTTGCCCGCGAGCCGAACCGGAAGACGGCCATGGGCTGCTTCCATGCATCGCTGGCCCAGTTGACCCTCGTCCTGACTACCGCGATCATTGACGCCCGTTTCTGA
- a CDS encoding cbb3-type cytochrome c oxidase subunit I, translating to MATTYRTCPRTGLQFDTAAEKLMRWNAVAGVLALLVGGIMALGVILTRWPAVKLLPADQFYLVLTAHGVDMLLIWIIFFEMAVLYFASSTLLRCRLAAPKMAWLGFWLMVVGAVMGNYAVLAGESSVMFTSYVPMQASPLFYLALILFAVGALIGCFVFLGTLVVAKREKSYEGSIPMVTFGALTACIIAIFTIATGAAILIPTLLWSVGLIKEIDPQLYRLVWWGMGHSSQQINVSAHVAIWYLIAAVVFGAEPLSEKVSRFAFFLYILFLQLASAHHLLSDPGMSAEWKVLNTSYFMYFAVLASMIHGFTVPGAIEAAQRKKGYTNGLFEWLRKAPWGNPVFSGMFLSLVTFGFLGGISGVVVGTEQLNMLMHNTFYVPGHFHATVVCGTTLAFMAITYLLVPTLFKREMIFPKLCQIQPYLFGISMAVLSLVMMGAGTLGVSRRHWDMAFSGAPFQYEWPGAAYLMMGLTGIFGVIAITGGALWILLVVGSLLFGKKLDGGTLSDKPVPHAPLDSVAARASHTGSAEHVQVPGTVVLAMLLLTSFVLYYFVNWKYLSEVWALS from the coding sequence ATGGCAACCACGTACCGTACCTGCCCGCGCACCGGGCTTCAATTCGACACCGCGGCTGAAAAGTTGATGCGGTGGAACGCCGTCGCCGGCGTCCTCGCGCTGCTGGTCGGCGGCATCATGGCGCTCGGCGTCATCCTGACCCGCTGGCCGGCCGTCAAACTGCTGCCGGCCGATCAGTTCTATCTGGTGCTCACCGCCCACGGCGTCGACATGCTGTTGATCTGGATCATCTTCTTCGAGATGGCCGTGCTTTATTTCGCGTCTTCGACGCTGTTGCGCTGCCGGTTGGCGGCACCGAAGATGGCCTGGCTGGGATTCTGGCTCATGGTCGTCGGCGCCGTCATGGGCAACTACGCCGTGCTGGCCGGCGAATCGAGCGTGATGTTCACCTCCTATGTGCCGATGCAGGCTTCGCCGCTGTTCTACCTCGCGCTGATCCTGTTCGCCGTGGGCGCGCTGATCGGCTGCTTCGTGTTCCTCGGCACCCTGGTCGTCGCGAAGAGGGAAAAGTCCTATGAAGGCTCCATCCCGATGGTGACCTTCGGCGCCCTGACCGCCTGCATCATCGCCATCTTCACCATCGCCACCGGCGCCGCGATCCTGATCCCGACACTGCTCTGGTCCGTCGGCCTCATCAAGGAAATCGATCCCCAGCTGTACCGACTGGTCTGGTGGGGCATGGGCCACTCCTCGCAGCAGATCAACGTGTCCGCCCATGTGGCCATCTGGTATCTGATCGCCGCCGTGGTGTTCGGCGCAGAGCCGCTGTCTGAAAAGGTGTCGCGTTTCGCCTTCTTCCTGTACATCCTGTTCCTGCAGCTCGCCAGCGCGCACCACCTGCTGTCCGATCCGGGCATGAGCGCCGAGTGGAAGGTGCTGAACACCTCCTACTTCATGTACTTCGCGGTGTTGGCCTCCATGATCCACGGCTTTACCGTTCCCGGCGCCATCGAGGCCGCCCAGCGCAAGAAGGGCTACACCAACGGCCTGTTCGAGTGGTTGCGCAAGGCGCCCTGGGGCAACCCGGTGTTCTCCGGCATGTTCCTCTCGCTGGTCACCTTCGGCTTCCTCGGCGGCATCTCCGGGGTCGTAGTCGGCACCGAGCAGCTCAACATGCTCATGCACAACACCTTCTACGTGCCGGGTCACTTCCACGCGACCGTCGTTTGCGGCACCACACTGGCCTTCATGGCGATCACCTACCTGCTGGTACCCACGCTGTTCAAGCGGGAGATGATTTTCCCGAAACTTTGCCAGATTCAACCGTACCTGTTCGGCATCAGCATGGCGGTGCTGTCCCTGGTGATGATGGGTGCCGGCACACTCGGTGTCTCCCGCCGCCACTGGGACATGGCCTTCTCCGGCGCGCCGTTCCAGTACGAGTGGCCGGGTGCCGCCTACCTGATGATGGGTCTCACCGGCATCTTCGGCGTGATCGCGATCACGGGAGGCGCACTCTGGATCCTGCTGGTGGTCGGTTCCCTGCTGTTCGGCAAGAAGCTCGACGGCGGCACCCTCAGCGACAAGCCGGTGCCGCATGCACCGCTGGACAGCGTGGCCGCCCGTGCGTCCCACACCGGCAGCGCCGAGCATGTTCAGGTACCAGGCACGGTGGTGCTGGCAATGCTTCTTCTGACCTCCTTCGTCCTCTACTACTTCGTCAACTGGAAGTATCTGTCCGAGGTCTGGGCATTGAGCTGA
- the fnr gene encoding fumarate/nitrate reduction transcriptional regulator Fnr, with protein MHLNVIPLTLPSLKTACSQCNLRELCLPFGLSEKEVAKLDAVVGARRKIRRGHHLYRSEDPFEAIYAIKTGFFKTDVLLEDGRNQVTGFQMAGEILGMDGISTESHSCNAVALEDSEVCIIPFAQLEQLSSEIHALQHHFHKVMSREIVRDHGVMMLLGTMRAEERLAAFLLNLSQRFTARGYSPQEFHLRMTRDEIGSYLGLKLETVSRAFSRFQEERLVSVQQKHIRIIDIAGLKKLLTHPLA; from the coding sequence ATGCATCTGAACGTCATACCCCTGACGCTGCCTTCGCTGAAGACCGCCTGTTCCCAGTGTAACCTGCGCGAGCTGTGCCTCCCTTTCGGGCTCTCCGAGAAGGAAGTCGCCAAACTGGACGCGGTCGTGGGCGCCCGCCGGAAAATCCGGCGCGGGCATCACCTGTACCGCTCGGAAGATCCCTTCGAGGCGATCTACGCCATCAAGACCGGCTTCTTCAAGACCGACGTCCTGCTGGAGGACGGCCGCAACCAGGTCACCGGCTTCCAGATGGCCGGCGAAATCCTCGGCATGGACGGTATCAGCACCGAGTCCCACAGTTGCAACGCCGTCGCCCTGGAAGACAGCGAGGTCTGCATCATTCCATTCGCACAGCTGGAACAGCTTTCCAGCGAGATCCACGCCCTCCAGCACCATTTCCACAAGGTCATGAGCCGGGAGATCGTGCGCGACCACGGCGTGATGATGCTGCTAGGCACGATGCGCGCCGAGGAGCGCCTCGCGGCCTTCCTGCTCAACCTATCGCAGCGATTCACCGCCCGCGGCTACTCGCCCCAGGAATTCCACCTGCGCATGACCCGCGACGAGATCGGCTCCTACCTCGGACTGAAGCTGGAAACCGTCAGCCGAGCCTTCTCCCGCTTTCAGGAAGAGAGACTGGTCAGCGTCCAGCAGAAGCACATCCGCATCATCGACATCGCCGGGCTGAAGAAACTGCTGACCCATCCGCTGGCGTGA
- a CDS encoding HigA family addiction module antitoxin produces MSRMHNPAHPGEVLREFIPEGMTVTETAQRLGVSRVMLSRVLNGRSAMTADMAIRVGLLTRTTPESWLSNQVQWDLWQSGRKPKPKVQPLRRAA; encoded by the coding sequence ATGTCGAGAATGCACAACCCCGCGCACCCCGGCGAGGTGCTGCGCGAGTTCATCCCGGAAGGCATGACCGTTACCGAGACGGCGCAGCGCCTCGGCGTTTCGCGCGTCATGCTCTCGCGGGTGCTCAACGGCCGCTCGGCGATGACTGCCGACATGGCGATCCGTGTCGGCCTGCTTACCCGCACCACGCCTGAATCGTGGCTTTCCAATCAGGTGCAATGGGACTTGTGGCAGAGCGGCCGCAAGCCGAAGCCGAAAGTGCAGCCGCTGCGCCGCGCCGCATGA
- a CDS encoding hydrogenase iron-sulfur subunit has translation MSFHETLRGSAQAVFMRIEEAFDAPFGGADNPLRHLGALGFYFLWIITVSGLYLYTVLDTSIEGVYTSIDWLSKEQWYLGGILRSLHRYASDAFILVTMLHLVREWAYGRYYGFRLYSWATGVPLLWLMFFSGIGGYWIVWDRLAQFSAIASTELLDWLPIFSEPAARNFLTPEAINDRFFTVLVFIHIGVPLMLILGLWAHVHRISRVDHFPARRLALGTFAVLLLLALVKPAVSDAPADLSVVATGLRLDWIILFLHPLTDATSPAFVWTLMLGGTILLFVLPLLPHPKPAPIAVVDPDNCNGCSRCLADCPYAAIMMEAHPDKPGYKIAIVDADLCAGCGICAGSCPSSTPFRSQEELVTGIDMPQQPVNILRRELEEKIAGLGGATKIVVFGCDRGAAVKSLEAPDTAVMSLMCTGMLPPAFVEYALRGGADGVLVTGCRACGCEFRLGEQWTVERLAGRREPHLRANVPPERLHLVFASAHDGETLAEELKAFRTRIETLATDTGRPLPYHRRTSHHD, from the coding sequence GTGAGCTTTCACGAAACTCTGCGCGGCAGCGCGCAAGCTGTTTTCATGCGTATCGAGGAAGCCTTCGATGCGCCTTTCGGCGGCGCTGACAACCCCTTGCGCCATCTGGGCGCGCTGGGTTTTTATTTCCTCTGGATCATCACTGTCAGCGGTCTTTACCTCTACACGGTGCTCGACACCAGCATCGAGGGCGTTTACACGTCCATCGACTGGCTGTCGAAGGAGCAGTGGTACTTGGGCGGCATCCTGCGCAGCCTGCACCGCTACGCCTCCGACGCCTTCATCCTGGTGACGATGCTGCACTTGGTCCGCGAATGGGCCTACGGCCGCTACTACGGTTTCCGCCTCTATTCCTGGGCCACCGGCGTCCCCCTCCTCTGGCTGATGTTCTTTTCCGGCATCGGCGGCTACTGGATCGTATGGGACCGGTTGGCCCAGTTCTCCGCGATCGCCTCCACCGAACTGCTCGACTGGCTACCGATCTTCAGCGAACCCGCGGCGCGCAATTTCCTGACGCCCGAAGCGATCAACGACCGCTTCTTCACGGTCCTCGTGTTCATCCATATCGGCGTCCCGCTGATGCTGATCCTCGGCCTCTGGGCGCATGTCCACCGCATCAGCCGGGTGGATCACTTTCCGGCCCGGCGGCTGGCGCTCGGCACCTTCGCCGTCCTGCTGCTGCTCGCGCTGGTGAAACCCGCGGTGAGCGATGCCCCGGCAGACCTGTCCGTGGTGGCGACCGGGTTGCGGCTCGACTGGATCATCCTGTTCCTGCATCCGCTGACCGACGCCACCTCGCCCGCCTTCGTCTGGACGCTGATGCTGGGCGGCACGATCCTGCTCTTCGTGCTGCCGCTGCTGCCCCATCCCAAGCCGGCGCCCATCGCCGTGGTGGATCCCGACAACTGCAACGGATGCAGCCGCTGTCTCGCCGACTGTCCCTACGCCGCCATCATGATGGAGGCCCATCCCGACAAGCCCGGCTACAAGATCGCCATCGTCGACGCCGATCTGTGCGCGGGTTGCGGCATCTGCGCGGGTTCCTGCCCTTCGTCGACGCCCTTCCGCAGCCAGGAGGAGCTGGTCACCGGCATCGACATGCCGCAACAGCCTGTGAACATCCTCCGCCGGGAGCTTGAGGAAAAAATCGCGGGGCTCGGCGGTGCGACGAAGATCGTCGTCTTCGGCTGCGACCGCGGCGCCGCCGTCAAATCCCTCGAAGCACCCGACACGGCGGTGATGAGCCTCATGTGCACGGGCATGCTGCCGCCCGCCTTCGTCGAATATGCGCTGCGCGGCGGCGCCGACGGCGTGCTGGTCACCGGCTGCCGCGCCTGCGGCTGCGAATTCCGTCTCGGCGAGCAATGGACCGTGGAACGGCTGGCCGGCCGGCGCGAACCCCACCTGCGCGCCAACGTGCCGCCGGAGCGCCTGCATCTGGTTTTTGCCTCGGCTCATGACGGTGAAACGCTGGCCGAGGAATTGAAAGCATTCAGAACCCGAATCGAAACCCTGGCCACCGACACCGGCAGGCCGCTCCCCTACCACCGGAGAACCTCACACCATGATTAA
- a CDS encoding COX15/CtaA family protein: protein MYTSARRQIAVWLFICSLMVFATLVVGGVTRLTHSGLSIVEWQPIVGTLPPLDRAEWEETFDKYKKTPEYQKVNHQMDLDEFKGIFWWEYWHRVLGRTIGMVFLLPFLWFLWRRRIDRPMVPRLVGIFVLGGLQGAMGWYMVKSGLVDDPRVSQYRLTAHLSIAFLIFISMMWVALGLLAERTRRAADRVIDGLRRFGFWLALLVFYMVVTGGFVAGIRAGKAYNTFPLMNGHVVPPEILMIDPWYLNFFNNMATVQFDHRLGAWLLAFLVPWFWVRIHRAQVSARARLAATILLVALAVQITLGIATLLMAVPVALGAAHQGGSMMVFGILLWLNHELRVAPALR, encoded by the coding sequence ATGTATACTTCTGCACGCCGTCAGATCGCAGTCTGGCTATTCATTTGTAGCCTCATGGTTTTTGCCACGCTGGTGGTCGGTGGCGTAACAAGGCTGACTCACTCCGGGTTGTCCATCGTCGAGTGGCAGCCCATCGTCGGCACCCTGCCGCCTCTTGATCGGGCCGAATGGGAAGAAACCTTCGATAAATACAAGAAGACGCCCGAATACCAGAAGGTTAACCACCAGATGGATCTCGATGAGTTCAAGGGCATCTTCTGGTGGGAATACTGGCACCGTGTGCTGGGGCGCACCATCGGCATGGTGTTCCTGCTGCCGTTCCTCTGGTTCCTGTGGAGACGCCGGATCGACAGGCCCATGGTGCCCAGATTGGTCGGCATCTTCGTCCTCGGCGGACTTCAGGGCGCGATGGGCTGGTACATGGTCAAGAGCGGGCTGGTGGACGATCCCCGCGTCAGCCAGTACCGGCTGACGGCCCATCTCTCGATCGCCTTCCTGATCTTCATCTCGATGATGTGGGTGGCCCTGGGCCTGCTCGCGGAGCGCACGAGGCGCGCGGCCGACCGGGTGATCGACGGTCTGCGGCGCTTCGGATTCTGGCTCGCGTTGCTCGTCTTCTACATGGTCGTCACCGGTGGCTTCGTCGCCGGCATCCGCGCGGGCAAGGCCTACAACACGTTTCCATTGATGAACGGCCATGTCGTGCCACCCGAGATACTCATGATCGACCCCTGGTATCTCAACTTCTTCAACAACATGGCGACGGTGCAGTTCGACCATCGCCTCGGCGCATGGCTGTTGGCCTTCCTGGTGCCTTGGTTCTGGGTCCGGATTCATCGCGCCCAGGTGTCGGCGCGGGCGCGACTCGCCGCCACGATCCTGCTCGTTGCGCTGGCCGTCCAGATCACGCTCGGCATCGCCACCCTGCTGATGGCGGTGCCGGTGGCGCTGGGCGCGGCGCATCAGGGCGGTTCGATGATGGTCTTCGGCATCCTGCTCTGGCTCAATCACGAGCTGCGCGTCGCCCCGGCATTGCGTTGA
- a CDS encoding COX15/CtaA family protein, translating into MDASQAIRPRRVRILALVLTALSLGVVGVSAFLRLQGAGLGCADWPACYGQLLAAATHSPPPVGRLIHRIVATSALLLAIALAWYVLRPRPLPPLVRPVLALLGLMLFLSVVGIWSADPRRTLVNFINLVGGLGLVSMSWRIVMASTEAGMPGRTSSSPALAAGMILLAATVILGALIGASYAALDGSAGGTALHWLHRIGAVIAVLLLGQAAFKRLDSMASKVLLGLLGLEILLGAITVMGDFPLWAAVGHNVAAAALLASAAQFRRTSA; encoded by the coding sequence ATGGATGCGTCCCAGGCAATCCGGCCGCGGCGCGTCAGGATACTGGCGCTCGTGCTGACGGCGCTTTCGCTGGGGGTGGTCGGGGTCAGCGCCTTCCTGCGGCTCCAGGGCGCGGGGCTGGGCTGTGCCGACTGGCCCGCCTGCTACGGCCAGTTGCTGGCGGCGGCGACGCATTCTCCGCCGCCCGTGGGCCGGCTCATTCACCGCATCGTCGCCACCAGCGCCCTGCTGCTGGCGATCGCCCTTGCCTGGTACGTGCTGCGCCCGCGCCCCCTGCCGCCGCTGGTCCGCCCCGTCCTGGCCCTGCTCGGACTGATGCTGTTCCTCTCGGTGGTGGGCATCTGGAGCGCCGACCCGAGGCGGACGCTGGTCAATTTCATCAACCTCGTGGGCGGACTGGGGCTGGTGTCGATGTCGTGGCGCATTGTGATGGCCTCGACGGAGGCGGGAATGCCGGGCAGGACGTCATCAAGCCCCGCGCTCGCGGCGGGGATGATCCTGCTGGCGGCGACCGTGATCCTGGGCGCGCTGATCGGGGCGAGCTATGCGGCGCTCGACGGAAGCGCCGGCGGCACTGCGCTGCACTGGCTGCATCGCATCGGCGCCGTCATCGCAGTCCTGCTGCTTGGCCAGGCTGCATTCAAGCGGCTGGACAGCATGGCTTCGAAGGTGTTGCTCGGACTGCTGGGCCTGGAGATCCTGCTGGGCGCGATCACCGTGATGGGCGATTTTCCGCTGTGGGCCGCGGTCGGGCACAACGTCGCGGCGGCGGCCCTGCTGGCGAGCGCCGCGCAATTCCGCCGGACATCCGCCTAA